The sequence below is a genomic window from Prosthecobacter dejongeii.
ACCTCCAACTCTAGCAACTGAGACACTAGAGCGAGCCCTAGCAGCAGCATGAGCAGGCCCGTGAGGATGCGCGCCCCGCGTGTGGCGCGGAAGAACAGGTAGGCCTGATAGACCAGCACGGCGAGGATGAGTATCTCCACGCCATCGCGCCAATGCTGTTTTAGGATTTCCCACATGGTGGCTGTTCTTGCTCAAAGCCTAACGAAAGGCGGTATGCAAGGATTTCATGATGTTCACGAGCATTTGCCTGGCCTTTTCTCGTCTTTAATCTGCTTTCCCTCGAGTGTTGATCACAAAGATCGTTGCCTGCGGGTCAGATGCCTATCGGCTTTTCACGATCCCATCCACGAGTCGGTGAGGACGCTATTTCTAAATGAGCACAGGCCGATGAGCCACCAGCCCCTTCCACGAAGGAACCGCGCCCAATGATATTACCCTCGCTACACTTTTCTTTTTGTATGGTTTCCGAAGTTCTCTGTATTAAAGTGATGCTGTAAAAAATATAAAATTTTACATAGAGCGGCCTAACATCATTTTACGACATGAAGGCTGAACCCATCTTAAAGACAGCGGAGAGGCCCAGTGGATGGCCGCTTCAAGGACACCGTCATCCATTCCTTGCCATTCTTTGGGTTAGTCTAATGGGTCTCTCATTGAGTGTTTTTTCCCAAGAGCGGGAGTATTTCCCGATCACGCCGAATCCACGTCCGGGAATTCCGCCCACGATCAATCCGAATCCCTCTCGGCCCTTTGATGTCCGACCTTCGGATGTAAGGCGCCCCCCTTCATCGCTGAACCCTGACAAGCCAAAGACCGTTGATAAGAACAAGATCAAGTCTCTCTTCGACAAAGCCAAGGAGCAACCAGCCACCAAAAAACAATCCTCAGGGGGTGTCAGCACTCAAAGCGCGAGCGGGACCTCTCAAGAACCAAAGGTTAGATCTCGGCCCAATCGCCTACCTGAGAATAAAACACCCGAAGAACCAAGAAGCCGTGATCATGGCACTGAGGCTAAGGCCGTGCCCGCTGACAGAGTGCCGGAAAGTGTCATGGTAAAAACGGAGGCGGTGGAGGCCCCCTCTAGTGCGGAAAGCATCTCCCCGCCGCCCAGCACCACCGTCTTGCCCACCATCAAGGCGGACGAGATGCGCATCGGGCCGCAGATTGACTACCGCCCTTTGGATCTCGAAGTTTTCCAGCAAGTGCCTGAACGCCCGGGCGTGGAACTACCCAAAGGTGGTGCCGAACTGCCTGGTACCGGCCTACCAGGGAAGGATGGCATCGGCGGCCTCAAGGGTGGTTTTCAAGGCGGGCTCGAACGTCCTGATCTGAATCACGACTCCGGCGAAGAACGTTACCAGGGGGAAGTCCCAGGAGCCTACAATCCCGCCACAGATCCCTCCGGTTCTTTGGGTGAAGCCGGCGGCTGGCTGGGAGCCGCAGGTCAGGCCTACGGTGGCAAAGGCGGCAAAACGATGGAGCAGGTGGGTGGTCTCATGCAGTCCGAAAGCCTGGGACAGGCTGCCGGCAAAGGGGCAGACATCCTGCTGCCTGGCAGCGGCTCCTTTGTGGAAGCTGCCGCCAATGGAGACACCACGGGCATGGTGAATGCGGGTGCCACAGCAGCAGGTAATCTCGCTTCAGACCTCGCCATCGGCCTCATCCTCGGTTTTGTCGGCGGCGGCATCCTGGGCATGGCCATCGGTTACGCACTCTCTGCCACCGGAGCGGGCCGGGCGATCGCAGACGGCGTGACAGCAGGCGTAAAATGGATCGCAGAGAAAGTGGGTCTCGGGGGTGGGGAAAAACCTCCTGAGCCGGAACCGGCCCCCGCTCCCGAGCCTGAGATCTGCGACGAAAATCATTCGAAAGGCGGCGGTAAAAAAGGCCCCTCCGTCATCAATGAAAACCAGATCCGCCCGCTCCAGGATCAGCTCAACGAAGATCTTCTGGGAGAAAACCGCGACGCTGAGGAATTTGTGGATACGTCCGATGCCCCACCTCCCAGCAAGGTCGCCGTGGGCGCAGGTTGCGACCCCGAAGAACTGGCCAACAAAGGCGGCGGTACCATTAACTTCAAAGATCCTTTCACCATCAAAGACATGGAAAAACCCGGCTACGATAAATACTAACGACTCGGCCATCAGCACCTTCCCTTTTCATCTCCTTATGCATTGCTCCCGTCTCCTTCATCTCGGCTCCTTCGCCCTCCTGCTGGCGCTAGCCTCGCCACTCCAGGCCGCACTTAGCCCCGCTCATCAGCGCTTGGCTGCCACCATGAATGCGGGAGATCCAGATCAAACGATCCTCGCAGCGGACGCGCTTTTGAGCCAACAGCCGCAAGACGTCACCGCTCTGCGGGCGAAAGCCATCGCCTTGATGGAAAAGGAGCAGTTGCCGGAAGCCATCGCCCTGCTCCGTCAAGCTTTGAAGCTTGATCCAGACAGCGTGGCTTGCCGCTACTACCTGGCCGAAGCCCTGGGAACGAATGGCGATGTCGCAGAATCGGTGCGGCTGCTGGAAGAGGTGAAACTGCGTGCGCCTGACTCTGAATATGCCCGCCGGGCAGACGTGGTGCTGCCAGAGTTGCGGCCTATGCTGGCGGAGATTTCGCCTTTTTATGATACTTCGTTAGGCTCGAACATGATCGAATCCCCCGCTGGGGCGGAAAAACGCTTCAAGGCCCAATTACGCCTAGCCATGGAATACGATGACAATGTGGCCGCGCGGGCTTCAAATTCTCCCTTCACGGGGCCAGAGGCCTCTGGGCGCGTGCTTCTGGGTTGGGCGCTGGACTACACACCGCTGCATCAGGCGCTGGATTCCGGCCCTCTCAGCCTAGGACTGACCCTGGATGGCTACCAGAGCTGGCATGAGCGCCAGGCCCTGAATGATTTTGATGTGAATCAAAACATCCTCGGTGCCTACCTGGACCGCCAAGGGAAACTGGATACCATGCCGTATCGTGCGCGCCTTTCCGGCAACTGGGAATACACCGAGGTGGGGAACGAGTTTTTCAACCACGCCGTCGGTTTCAAAACGCTTTTTGACCTCCAGTGGAAACCCTGGGCCATGACGTCCATCCACTATGGGCTCGATGACAAGGACTTCAGCGATGACACCGCTACGCCAGGCACTTTTTCCCGTGATGGCACTTACCAGACGGCCGGGGTGGACCAATACTTCTACCTGTGTGAAAACCGCCTCATTCTAGGCCTGGGATATGCCTACCGCTGGGCGGACACCCGGGGTTCTCAGTTTGAAACCAGCGCCCACAGCGTGAACACCTCTGTACAAGTTTCCCTGCCCTGGAAACTCACCTGGCGCGGGGCCCTCAGCTACTCCAGCGAGGATTTTACCCAATACACCCCAAACCCACAGCGCCTGGATAACGCCTGGATGGTCTCCACCTCCCTCTCACGCCCCATCCTCAATGAGAATCTGAGCGTCGAACTCAGTTACAATTATTTCATTGCCGACTCCTCTGTCGCCTTTGCCGAATACCAGCGCCACATCGTCGGCCTGGGCCTCAGATACCGTTATTGACTTTAACCTTTGGAAATCTACCCCATGAAAAAGTTTCTCTCCATTCTAGCCATCGCTGCCGTTTCCTTCAGTGTGACCTCGCTCCAAGCAGGCACGGTGAAAACCGAAGAAGAATTTGACCGCGCAGCGGGGCTCTTCAAGCGGACCTGGAAGCCTGCACCACCCCAGGCCACACCCCGTTTCCCGCGCCCCACTCCACCCCAGGTCCTCCCAGGCCTACCACCGTGGTCTCAGCAGCCACAGGGATCTCAGACCCCCGCCCCGGTTTTCATCATCACCCGGCCCACCTGATTCTCCTGGCAATTTGTTAGCACCGCTTTGAGGGGGAAATCTCCTGCATTTGAGGTCCGTGAGTGCAGGGGCATACCCAGCACCCACGACCTCACAAAGATTTTTTGTCCCAACTTCTTTAGCCTCTGCAAATCTGGGTTTTTGTGGCGGGAAGGTCGCCTTCCCTTCTAAAATCAAAGCAGGGGAGGCTCCCTACTTGTGCAAAGCGCCTTCCTCTAGCGCCGATATCCGCAGCTCCCTGAACGCCAGATTATCTCCTTGGCACTCTAGTTGCTTGCCAATTCTTCCTGAAGGTACAAACTACCCGCCCCTCCGACCAGGCGGCTGTCGTCTGGCGGAGGGGTTTTCTGCCCCATGAAATACCCATTCTACGACCAGGATATCCCCAACGAAGGCTCGCTCCACTTGATGGACATGGAACGCGATGCCTGCGGCGTCGGCTTTGTTGCGAACATCCATGGTAAACGTAGTCGTGACATTTTGGACAAGGCCATCTGCGGCGTCTGCAGCGTGCAGCACCGTGGTGCAGTGGATGCCGACCGCGTGACCGGTGACGGCGCAGGCGTGCTGACCCAGATCCCCCACAAAGTGCTGCTGCCCGAAGTGGAAAAAATGGGCCACAAGCTGGAACACCCGATGGACCTCGCCGTCGGCGTCTTTTTCCTGCCCCATGACCAGACCGAGCGCCTGAAGATTCAGCTCGTGGCCGAAGGCATCCTGCGCAACCGCGACATCAAAGTCCTGGGCTGGCGCGACGTGCCGGTGAACCCAAATGAGCTGGGCGAAAAAGCCCGCCGCACCATGCCCTTCATCCAGCACCTGTTCATGGAGCGGCCTGAAGCCATGGATGACAATTCCTTTGAGCGCCAGCTCTACCTCGTGCGCCGGGAACTGCGCATCAAGGCCAAGGAAGCTAAGCTTTCCGAGTTCTACATCGCTTCGATGTCCCACCGCACCATCGTTTACAAAGCGCTGCTGCTGCCATCCTCCCTGGAGAAGTTCTACACGGATCTCCAGAGCGATGACTACGACACCTCGATGGCCCTCTTCCATCAGCGGTTCTCCACGAACACCTTCCCCACCTGGGCTCTCAGCCATCCCTTCCGGATGCTGGCGCACAACGGTGAAATCAACACCGTGCGTGGCAACCGCAACTGGCTTTCCAGCCGTGCCAGCGACTTTGAAAACGAAGTCTGGGACAGCGAAGAGTGGTTGCTGAAGGATCTTGTGGATGCCAACAGCTCCGACTCCGCCAGCCTGGACCAGGCTCTGGAACTGCTCGTTCTCAGCGGCCGCTCCCTCACCCATGCCATGGGCATGCTGGTGCCGAGCGCCTACGGCATTGATCCGACGACCTCCAGTGAGCTGAAGGCCTTTTACGAATACCACGAGTGCTTCAGCGAGCCATGGGATGGCCCTGCCGCCATGGTCTTGACCGATGGTCTCAGCGTGGTCGCCAGCCTGGACCGCAATGGTCTGCGCCCGAGCCGCTGGAAACTGACGGAAGATGGCGTTTTTGCCCTCGGTTCTGAAGTCGGCATCATCCACATTGACGACGCCAAGGTCATCAAAAAAGGCCGTCTCGCCCCAGGCGAAATGCTGGAAGTGGACATCCTGAAAGGCAAGGTCCGTTTCAACGACGAGATCAAGTCTGCCCTCGCCCAGCAGCAGCCTTACGGCGAGTGGTTGAACAACCGGAAAAACCTCACAGTACAAACTCCGCAGGCTCCGAAGGAAGTGCTGGACATCCTGCCGCTTTCCCAGCGCCAGGCCGCCTACGGCTGGACCAAGGAGGAGATTGATTTCTCCCTCGTGCCCATGCTGCAGAAGGGTGAAGAAGGCATCTACTCCATGGGAGACGATGCTTCGCTTTCCATCCTCAGCACGCGCCCGCGCCTGCTGACCACCTACTTCAAACAGCTCTTCGCCCAGGTCACCAATCCACCGATTGACCCCATCCGCGAACGCGCTGTGATGAGCCTGGACGTCGTCCTCGGCTGGCAGCGCAACTGGCTGGGTGAAACCCCGGAACACGCCAGCGTGGTGCATTTGACATCCCCGTTCCTCTTTGAGAGCGAGCTGGCAGACATCAAGGCCCTGCCTGACTTCCCACACCGTGTGCTGGATGCTACCTGGCCGATCTCCGAAGGCGCGGCAGGCATGAAGAAGGCCCTGGATCGCCTTTGCTATGAAGCCGAAGCCGCCGTCAATGATGAAGTCCGCATCCTTATCCTCAGTGATCGCGGGCTGGATGAAAACCGCGCGGCTATCCCAGCACTGCTGGCCACCGGTGCTGTCCACCATCACCTGAACCGCAAGCAGGTGCGCATGCGCCTCAGCCTCGTCATCGAGACTGGCGAAGCCCGTGACACTCACCAGATGGCCTGTCTGTTCGGTTTCGGCGCCAGCGCTGTGTGCCCTTACCTCACTTTTGACACCATCCAGGAAGTCTTGGAGAATGACAAAACCGCCCGTAAGCCCGCCCTCGAAGGCGTGGACTACGCCAAGGCGCTGTACAACTTCCGCAAAGGCCTGGAAAAAGGCGTACTGAAGATCATGAGCAAAATGGGCATCTCCGTGCTCAGCAGCTACACGGGCGCTCAGATCTTTGAAGCCGTCGGCATCGGCAGTGAAGTGATGAAATACGCCTTCACCGGCACCCCGAGCCAGATTGAAGGCATTGGTTTCAACGAGATCGCTGAAGAAGCGCTCGCCCGCCATGCCCTTGGTTTCGGCCAGCCTGTTCCTTCCCCTGAGGCCGCTGCCAGCAATGTGGACCTGGGTGACCCCGGCTACTACCGTCCCCGCCAGAAAGGCGAGATGCATGCCATCACCGGCCCGGTCATCAAGAACTTCCACACCTTTGTCAAAACCGGTTCCGCTGAAGACTACAGCAGCTACGTGGCTGCCCAGCTTCAGAATTCCCCGGTGGCCCTGAAGGACCTGCTGGAATTCGTTCCTAGCTCCGACGGTCCTATCCCGATTGACGAGGTGGAATCCATCGAAGACATCCGCGTCCGTTTCACCACGGCGGCAATGTCCCTGGGCGCCATCAGCCCTGAAGCCCACGAAGCCCTCGCCATCGCCATGAACCGCATCGGCGGCAAGTCCGACTCCGGTGAAGGTGGTGAAGATCCAAAACGCTTCAAGCCCTACGAAAACGGTGATTGGGCGAACTCCAAGATCAAGCAGGTGGCCTCAGGCCGCTTTGGCGTGACCGCTGAGTACCTGGCCAACGCCTGGGAACTTGAAATCAAAATGGCCCAGGGTGCCAAGCCCGGTGAAGGTGGTCAGCTCCCCGCCATGAAGGTGAATCGCATGATCGCCCGCCTGCGCAATACCACGCCTGGCGTTATGCTCATCAGCCCGCCGCCGCATCATGACATCTACTCGATTGAGGATCTGGCCCAGCTCATCCATGACCTGAAGGAAGCCAACCCCCGTGCCCGCGTCTGCGTGAAGCTCGTCGCCGAATCCGGCGTTGGCACCGTCGCTGCCGGCGTGGCCAAGGCCAATGCTGACATCATTCTGGTCTCCGGCCACGATGGCGGCACGGGTGCCAGCCCGCTCAGCTCCATCAAGCACGCTGGTCTGCCCTGGGAACTCGGCCTCGCCGAAGCCCAGCAGGTGCTCATGCTCAATGGTTTGCGTGAGCGCGTGACGCTGCGTACCGACGGCGGTCTCCGCAACGGTCGCGACATCGCCATCGCCGCCATGCTCGGCGCAGAAGAGTTCAACTTCGGCACCATCGCCCTCATCGCCCTAGGCTGTGTGTATGTGCGCCAGTGCCACCTGAACAACTGCCCTGTCGGTGTCGCCACCACGGATCCGAAGTTCCGCGCCCGCTTCAAAGGCAAGCCAGAACACGTGGTGAACTTCTTCAACGGCGTCGCCCAGGAAGTGCGCGAGATCATGGCCCAGCTCGGCGTGGCCCGCATGAACGACCTCATCGGCCGTCCCGAGTTCCTGCGTCAGCGTGAAGTCCCTGGCCACAAGAAGGCCAACATGATTGACCTCAGCCGCGTCCTCAAAGACGTGGGCAAGGACCTCCATCAGGACGTGCCACGCACCTGCCAGATGAACCAGAATGACGGCCTCGACCAGCACCCGCTGGACGATCGGATCATCCAGGACGCTCAGTTCGCCATCAGCGACAAGCTCAAGGTCAAGCCTCTGCGCTACAAGGTCAAAAACACCTTCCGCAACATCGGCACCAAGCTCAGCGGCGAGATCGCCTTCCACCACGGCAACCACGGCCTGCCAGACGGCAGTGTGGACATCACCGTGGAAGGCAGCGCCGGCCAGAGCTTCGGCACTTTCCTCTGCGGTGGCGTCAAGCTCACCATGATCGGTGAAGCCAACGACTACGTCGGCAAGGGCCTGTGCGGCGGTGAGATCATCATCCGCCCAAGTCCGAAGCTGAACCCGGCCTGCAAGACCTGGGAAAATAGCATCATGGGCAACACCGTCATGTACGGTGCCACCAGTGGCCGACTCTACGCCGCAGGCCGCGCGGGCGAACGCTTCTGCGTCCGCAATTCCGGGGCCACGGCTGTCGTCGAAGGCATCGGTGACCACGGTTGTGAATACATGACCGGCGGTGTCGTCGCGGTCCTCGGGACCTTCGGCAAGAACTTCGGTGCTGGCATGAGCGGCGGTGTCGCTTACTTGCTGGATGACACGAATGCCTTCGGCCAGCTCCACAACTCGGAGATGATCAAGGGCGATGCAGTCACCGACCCGGAAGACATCAACCAATTGCAGAAACTGATCTCAGACCACTTCGAGAAGACCGAAAGCCTGCGTGCTAAGGACATCCTCGACAACTGGGCCACCTACCTGCCTCAGTTCGTCAAGGTGACCAGCAAGGCCGAGCCTGTCCAGGTCCCAGCGGAAGAGGAACTGCCCGTCATCGAAGGCACCCCGGCCAACGCATAAGCACTTGTCTCCTAATTCACCCGCCCTTCTGCATCGTCAGGAGGGCGGGTTTTTTGTGGCCCTACCGTCCGCCCGCTTCACTCAATGCGTCAGCGCGTAGAACACGATGTTGATGCCCAACGGGTAGGCATACTTCTCGGAAAACTCACGGAAGTACCACGGATCTGTCCCCTCCTCTTCCCAGCCATCGCCCAGGTCCGTGTTATGGCAGATCATCATGACGATGCGTTTCTTATCATCAAAGATGGCCCGGTAATGCGGGGTCTGCGCATCAAAACGCTCCGCCGTGATACCTTGCGAACGTCCCGCCATGGCATGACCCACGCTAGGAATTTGCGGCTTCACCTTCAGTGGAAAAACCATGTGAAACACCTCATGCTCCAGCGGCAGCTCCTGCGGTTCACGGTCGGGAAATATCTGCTTCAAAGCGACGTAAAAGGTGTCCCACTCCTCCTCCCCCCAAAAGTCATCCACCATGATGAAGCCACCATTCAGCATGTACTCCCGCATCACTTTGGCATCACCATCGGTTAGGCTGATGTGCCCTGGCTCGATCATGTAGATGAACGGGTAGTGGCGCATCTGCTCCGCATCAATGTCCACCACGGCTCCTTTGGGGCTTACTTGCAGAGAGGTGAGCTGCTGCAACCGGTAGCTGAAGTTCAGATCCGCATCGGGGTAATCCGTGGTCCATTTGCCACCACCACGCCTGCGCCCCCAGCTTTCCGAATTATACCGCAGCCGAGCAAAGGTGAACACGTCGTTCGGCAATTCCTTGCTCACTGGCCAAGTGGGGAAGTCCAGAAACTGCCCGCCGCGCCCGGCTTCCCGCGGATCTTCCGGCACTGAGCCATCTTTGATCCCAAAGTTGGTTGGCGAAGGTGCATCTTCCGCCAGGCAAAACCCCAGCGCAGCGAGAGCAAAAAAGGCAGGTAGGAGTTTCATCGCATTTTTTATCTCACGTCGCCCTGCGGGGCACCAGCTTAGAACAGCAGAGAAGCGTCCAATCTTCAGCCCATTTTCTCTGAATCGCTCAGGGTTTGCCCAGCACCTTCTCGATCACCCCATACGATTCATATCTCTCGTCATCGGGAAAATCATGGTCACAATCGGGGTGGCGGATGATCATACCTTCCTCTGCGCCATGTAGCTTATAAACAGCCTCAGCAGCAGCGGCGATGCGGTCCACGCTGTCCCACTTGAAGTTAGAATCTTTCAGCGGCGCGTTCACATAAAGGGCGCGTGGGGCCAGACAGGCGATGAGTTCATAGTAATCAAACGGCACGTCCTGCGGCCGCCCCAGGTAGTCTCCCATCTTTAGAATGTAACGCTCCTGCACCCAGCCCTTGATATTGCCATCTTTGTAATCCAGCACGGAATCAAACCCGCAACTGGACACCACGGCCTTCAGCCGAGGTTCTAACACGGCGGTGAAGATGCTGTTATGCCCACCCAAAGAATGGCCGATGGTGGCGAAACCGGCGTCCTTTTTCACAAACGGCATTGTCTCCAGCAGATCCAGCCCGCGAATGTTGTCCCAAATCGCCTTCATCGTGCCGCTGGTGAATCCCAAAGCCTTCAAATCCGGCTGATACTGTGCCAGCAGGGGATAGCTGGGAGCCAAAGTCACATACCCACGTTCCGCCAGCTCCGCCGCATACTGCCGGTGGGGCTTGCCCCCGAGACCTACGACCACCTTGTGCCCGATGACGTTTTCCGTGGGGTGTAGGCAGAGCACGGCAGGTGCGGGTTTGCCCATCAGCGCTGCCTTGGGAATGCACAGGTACGCAGGCACCCGGCCCCCTGGGGAGGAGGCATAGCTGATCAGCCGCCGCACATAGCTGCCACAGTCCACTTCCTCCTCCACACGCAGGTCCAGCGGGCAGCGCATCACTTCTCCGGGCAGGGGGCCTGTCATGCTCAAAAAAGCTGCCACTGCGGCTTTCCGGCGCACTTCCCACTCGGCCACCGTCGTCGCTGTCTTCAGCTTTCCCGCCTCATCCCGATATTCGAGCAAATGGGTTCGGCTCAGGCCTCGGAGTGCTGGAATCTCTGCGGCCTTCAGCCCTACCACACTCACCATCAGCAAAAGCTGGAGACAGACTTTCTTCATGAGTCACATCTACGGTGTGGAAGAGCCGAAGCTTCGGCCGAATTTGCTCTGCCCGAATTCATAGCCCACGGAGCATCGCTTGAGATCGCTTCATTCGTAGGTATCTTGTCACCAGCCGCCCTCATGTCAGCCACCTCATCGGATCACCCCTACCTTTTGCTTTTCGATGGCGTGTGCAATCTTTGCGACGGTGCTGTGCAATTCGTCCTGAAGCATGACCCTCAGGGCCGGA
It includes:
- a CDS encoding tetratricopeptide repeat protein produces the protein MHCSRLLHLGSFALLLALASPLQAALSPAHQRLAATMNAGDPDQTILAADALLSQQPQDVTALRAKAIALMEKEQLPEAIALLRQALKLDPDSVACRYYLAEALGTNGDVAESVRLLEEVKLRAPDSEYARRADVVLPELRPMLAEISPFYDTSLGSNMIESPAGAEKRFKAQLRLAMEYDDNVAARASNSPFTGPEASGRVLLGWALDYTPLHQALDSGPLSLGLTLDGYQSWHERQALNDFDVNQNILGAYLDRQGKLDTMPYRARLSGNWEYTEVGNEFFNHAVGFKTLFDLQWKPWAMTSIHYGLDDKDFSDDTATPGTFSRDGTYQTAGVDQYFYLCENRLILGLGYAYRWADTRGSQFETSAHSVNTSVQVSLPWKLTWRGALSYSSEDFTQYTPNPQRLDNAWMVSTSLSRPILNENLSVELSYNYFIADSSVAFAEYQRHIVGLGLRYRY
- the gltB gene encoding glutamate synthase large subunit, with the protein product MKYPFYDQDIPNEGSLHLMDMERDACGVGFVANIHGKRSRDILDKAICGVCSVQHRGAVDADRVTGDGAGVLTQIPHKVLLPEVEKMGHKLEHPMDLAVGVFFLPHDQTERLKIQLVAEGILRNRDIKVLGWRDVPVNPNELGEKARRTMPFIQHLFMERPEAMDDNSFERQLYLVRRELRIKAKEAKLSEFYIASMSHRTIVYKALLLPSSLEKFYTDLQSDDYDTSMALFHQRFSTNTFPTWALSHPFRMLAHNGEINTVRGNRNWLSSRASDFENEVWDSEEWLLKDLVDANSSDSASLDQALELLVLSGRSLTHAMGMLVPSAYGIDPTTSSELKAFYEYHECFSEPWDGPAAMVLTDGLSVVASLDRNGLRPSRWKLTEDGVFALGSEVGIIHIDDAKVIKKGRLAPGEMLEVDILKGKVRFNDEIKSALAQQQPYGEWLNNRKNLTVQTPQAPKEVLDILPLSQRQAAYGWTKEEIDFSLVPMLQKGEEGIYSMGDDASLSILSTRPRLLTTYFKQLFAQVTNPPIDPIRERAVMSLDVVLGWQRNWLGETPEHASVVHLTSPFLFESELADIKALPDFPHRVLDATWPISEGAAGMKKALDRLCYEAEAAVNDEVRILILSDRGLDENRAAIPALLATGAVHHHLNRKQVRMRLSLVIETGEARDTHQMACLFGFGASAVCPYLTFDTIQEVLENDKTARKPALEGVDYAKALYNFRKGLEKGVLKIMSKMGISVLSSYTGAQIFEAVGIGSEVMKYAFTGTPSQIEGIGFNEIAEEALARHALGFGQPVPSPEAAASNVDLGDPGYYRPRQKGEMHAITGPVIKNFHTFVKTGSAEDYSSYVAAQLQNSPVALKDLLEFVPSSDGPIPIDEVESIEDIRVRFTTAAMSLGAISPEAHEALAIAMNRIGGKSDSGEGGEDPKRFKPYENGDWANSKIKQVASGRFGVTAEYLANAWELEIKMAQGAKPGEGGQLPAMKVNRMIARLRNTTPGVMLISPPPHHDIYSIEDLAQLIHDLKEANPRARVCVKLVAESGVGTVAAGVAKANADIILVSGHDGGTGASPLSSIKHAGLPWELGLAEAQQVLMLNGLRERVTLRTDGGLRNGRDIAIAAMLGAEEFNFGTIALIALGCVYVRQCHLNNCPVGVATTDPKFRARFKGKPEHVVNFFNGVAQEVREIMAQLGVARMNDLIGRPEFLRQREVPGHKKANMIDLSRVLKDVGKDLHQDVPRTCQMNQNDGLDQHPLDDRIIQDAQFAISDKLKVKPLRYKVKNTFRNIGTKLSGEIAFHHGNHGLPDGSVDITVEGSAGQSFGTFLCGGVKLTMIGEANDYVGKGLCGGEIIIRPSPKLNPACKTWENSIMGNTVMYGATSGRLYAAGRAGERFCVRNSGATAVVEGIGDHGCEYMTGGVVAVLGTFGKNFGAGMSGGVAYLLDDTNAFGQLHNSEMIKGDAVTDPEDINQLQKLISDHFEKTESLRAKDILDNWATYLPQFVKVTSKAEPVQVPAEEELPVIEGTPANA
- a CDS encoding dienelactone hydrolase family protein, with the translated sequence MKKVCLQLLLMVSVVGLKAAEIPALRGLSRTHLLEYRDEAGKLKTATTVAEWEVRRKAAVAAFLSMTGPLPGEVMRCPLDLRVEEEVDCGSYVRRLISYASSPGGRVPAYLCIPKAALMGKPAPAVLCLHPTENVIGHKVVVGLGGKPHRQYAAELAERGYVTLAPSYPLLAQYQPDLKALGFTSGTMKAIWDNIRGLDLLETMPFVKKDAGFATIGHSLGGHNSIFTAVLEPRLKAVVSSCGFDSVLDYKDGNIKGWVQERYILKMGDYLGRPQDVPFDYYELIACLAPRALYVNAPLKDSNFKWDSVDRIAAAAEAVYKLHGAEEGMIIRHPDCDHDFPDDERYESYGVIEKVLGKP
- a CDS encoding DUF4159 domain-containing protein encodes the protein MKLLPAFFALAALGFCLAEDAPSPTNFGIKDGSVPEDPREAGRGGQFLDFPTWPVSKELPNDVFTFARLRYNSESWGRRRGGGKWTTDYPDADLNFSYRLQQLTSLQVSPKGAVVDIDAEQMRHYPFIYMIEPGHISLTDGDAKVMREYMLNGGFIMVDDFWGEEEWDTFYVALKQIFPDREPQELPLEHEVFHMVFPLKVKPQIPSVGHAMAGRSQGITAERFDAQTPHYRAIFDDKKRIVMMICHNTDLGDGWEEEGTDPWYFREFSEKYAYPLGINIVFYALTH